In Gossypium arboreum isolate Shixiya-1 chromosome 5, ASM2569848v2, whole genome shotgun sequence, a single genomic region encodes these proteins:
- the LOC108458781 gene encoding receptor-like protein EIX2: MAKKESLDRRIEHHILYNGLVRFFQVRYVDEALLTWKGTKQSYPQLGLLLAIDLSSNKLTGEIPEELNSLQELVALNLSRNIFTRKVLQKIGHLMKLEVLDLSRNKFSGNIPTSLSKLTFLSTLYFSYNDLSGKIPTSTQLQSFDPSSFSHNRGLCGPPVSPNCSMVEPSPANLHVVFFKRSWRHSYYRYLDNAKDWVYVSFVLLKARVLGSNESEKQVDIEHLSSPETKHMQQSFTQVDHTVMWLTWTYG; the protein is encoded by the exons ATGGCAAAAAAAGAGAGTTTAGATCGAAGAATTGAACATCACATCTTATATAATGGACTTGTAAGGTTCTTCCAAGTTAGGTATGTTGATGAGGCATTGCTTACATGGAAGGGAACAAAACAAAGCTATCCACAGCTTGGACTGCTACTAGCCATTGATCTCTCTTCTAACAAATTAACAGGAGAGATTCCAGAAGAATTAAATAGTCTTCAAGAACTAGTTGCATTGAACTTGTCAAGAAACATTTTTACCCGAAAAGTTCTTCAAAAGATCGGGCATCTAATGAAACTAGAGGTGCTTGACCTGTCAAGAAACAAGTTTTCAGGAAACATACCAACGAGCTTGTCTAAATTAACATTTCTAAGTACCTTGTACTTTTCTTACAATGACTTGTCTGGAAAAATTCCAACCAGCACTCAGCTACAGAGCTTTGATCCTTCATCATTTTCTCATAATAGAGGACTTTGTGGTCCTCCTGTTTCACCGAATTGCTCAATGGTGGAACCATCTCCTGCAAACCTGCA TGTCGTGTTCTTCAAGCGTTCATGGAGGCATTCATATTATCGTTACTTGGATAATGCAAAGGATTGGGTTTatgtttcatttgttttattgAAAGCAAG AGTACTTGGGAGCAACGAGAGTGAAAAACAGGTGGATATAGAACATTTGAGCAGTCCAGAAACTAAACACATGCAACAAAGTTtcacacaggtagaccacacaGTCATGTGGCTCACATGGACATACGGCTAG
- the LOC128279305 gene encoding receptor-like protein EIX2: MGRIELPLQIGPSTYEIDFLVMDIKPSYNCLLGRPWIHSAGAVPSSLHQKLKLITEGRLVTINAEEDIIASVTSNAPYVGTDDEAMECSFRSLEFVNVTFVVEGNKVPTPRLSKTTRMGLQLMVGKGALPGKGLGRSLQGRVKVPMLTDKRDRFGLGFKPDARQKKEEQEKKQERRRARLNGEEIKWKPMTFPHISRTFVSGGTIYAEGRLAGQESTEEMRKNFSINATFEGGTGEENGTGIRPYENDFNGSLIPEFFGSLKNLKLLDLSNANFRGPIPSLLGNLSMLEALRLGGNGGDVTFHRNIKKMYSVGKLEWLSHLSRLKEVDLSLTNLSNANDCNNLVSLNLSNNQLKGPIPEDFGNMKATQHLDLSHNLLNGSISKCIGQLSNLKVWLLAENSFDGDVLSETHFSYLIYLKVLDLSYTSLTLKFNSGWIPPFQLNQIKLCSCKLGPHFPDWIRTQVGTQTPYLDTRFVDYLDVSASGISDSLAYWFWDSSYSSMYINMSFNQISGTFPNNSIRIRLLDLSSNNFSGPLPHFSLDLGNMGTINLSKNMFTGSVSAICNITNEGILKLIDLSNNLFSGVVPDCFESFQSLTALNLGDNSFSGSLPSSLGSLTSLEMLSLRGNNFLGELPSSLQNCTRLKFLDLSDNELSREIPIWIGQRLSSLVFLSLQGNQFRGRIPHQLCD, translated from the exons ATGGGGAGGATTGAATTACCCCTTCAAATCGGTCCTAGCACGTACGAGATAGACTTCTTAGTGATGGACATTAAACCCTCTTACAATTGCctattgggaagaccttggatccactcGGCAGGGGCAGTGCCGTCATCATTACATCAGAAGCTTAAACTTATAACGGAAGGTCGATTGGTGACCATAAATGCGGAGGAAGACATCATTGCATCTGTTACCAGCAACGCACCATATGTGGGGACAGATGATGAAGCCATGGAATGTTCTTTTCGATCGTTAGAATTCGTAAATGTGACCTTTGTTGTCGAAGGAAATAAAGTCCCAACACCCAGACTTTCCAAAACCACAAGAATGGGACTACAATTGATGGTTGGGAAGGGAGCCTTGCCAGGGAAAGGACTTGGAAGAAGCCTACAAGGAAGGGTCAAAGTACCTATGCTTACGGACAAACgggaccgctttggcttaggattcaagCCAGATGCAAGACAAAAGAAAGAGGAGCAAGAGAAGAAACAAGAAAGAAGAAGAGCGCGTTTGAACGGGGAAGAGATTAAATGGAAACCAATGACCTTTCCCCATATATCCAGAACATTTGTGTCAGGAGGAACTATTTATGCCGAAGGAAGATTGGCAGGCCAAGAGTCCACTGAAGAAATGAGGAAAAACTTCAGCATTAATGCCACGTTCGAAGGAGGAACTGGAGAAGAGAATGGGACtggcattcgcccttatga GAATGATTTTAATGGCAGTCTCATCCCAGAGTTTTTTGGTTCtttgaaaaatttgaaattaCTGGATCTCTCTAATGCTAATTTTAGAGGTCCAATTCCTTCTCTACTTGGAAATCTTTCAATGCTGGAGGCTCTTAGATTGGGTGGTAACGGTGGAGACGTTACCTTTCACCGTAACATCAAAAAAATGTATAGTGTTGGAAAACTTGAGTGGCTTTCCCACCTTTCTCGTTTGAAAGAGGTTGATCTCAGTCTCACTAACCTGAGCAATGCCAATGACTG CAACAACCTTGTTTCCCTTAATCTCTCAAATAACCAGTTGAAAGGTCCAATTCCAGAAGACTTCGGGAACATGAAGGCTACTCAACACCTTGATCTGAGTCATAATCTTTTAAATGGATCCATAAGCAAATGCATTGGACAACTGTCCAACCTGAAAGTCTGGCTGCTTGCAGAGAATTCTTTTGATGGTGATGTGCTTTCCGAAACTCATTTCTCATATCTTATCTATTTAAAGGTGTTGGATTTATCCTACACTTCTTTGACTTTGAAATTCAACTCCGGATGGATTCCTCCTTTTCAACTGAATCAAATAAAGCTTTGCTCTTGCAAGTTAGGGCCTCATTTCCCAGATTGGATTCGGACTCAAGTGGGCACTCAAACCCCTTACCTTGATACTCGTTTTGTAGATTACCTTGATGTTTCTGCTTCAGGAATTTCGGATTCTCTTGCCTATTGGTTTTGGGACTCAAGTTACAGCTCAATGTACATAAACATGTCTTTCAATCAGATCAGTGGTACTTTCCCAAATAACTCTATCCGCATAAGACTTCTAGATCTAAGCTCTAATAATTTCTCAGGACCATTGCCACATTTTTCTTTAGACTTAGGGAATATGGGGACCATTAACCTTTCCAAAAATATGTTTACTGGTTCAGTCTCTGCAATTTGCAATATTACCAATGAAGGTATTTTGAAATTGATTGATCTCTCAAATAATCTATTTTCTGGAGTGGTTCCAGACTGTTTTGAGAGTTTCCAATCTTTAACAGCTTTGAATTTGGGTGATAATAGTTTCTCAGGCTCACTTCCAAGCTCCTTAGGATCTTTGACTTCTCTTGAAATGCTCAGTTTACGTGGTAATAACTTCTTAGGAGAATTACCTTCATCTTTACAAAATTGTACCAGGTTAAAATTTTTGGACTTGAGTGATAATGAATTATCTAGAGAAATACCTATTTGGATCGGCCAAAGGCTTTCATCGTTGGTTTTTCTTAGCCTTCAAGGGAACCAGTTCAGGGGAAGGATTCCCCATCAACTTTGTGATTGA